CGGGGTGATGGCACCAGAACACGCTGAGTGGGTTGAAGACGTAGCCTGCCACCCGCGGTGAGAGCAGTGCGATGACCTGACCCGCCGGGAGTGCCACACCCGCGGATGCGGCGTGGGTCTCGAGTCGACTGCGCAGGGTGTCATCGGGGCCGGCGGGTTGGGGGAAGTGATCGGCCGGGGTGAATCGCGCGAAGGCCCGCAAGGGGGCGGGAAGCTCTGGCGGACGGTCGATGTCGATCAGCCACGATGCGCTGCGATACGTGAAGGCGTGGTGCACCGGTGATCGGCGGGTGTGGGTGATCCGCGTCCGGACGACGGCGGGTGTGGTCGCGGTCGGCTCGGTCGCCCCGTGGGCGGGCGCGGGATTCCCGTGCGAAGGTGCGGTGTCGCGGCCGGCACGCGCGCGTCGACGATCCTCGATCGCCCGGCCGACGGAGGTCTGTGCACGATCGACGACGACCTCCGCCCGGCGGGCGAGGTTCTTCGCACGATGGGTGAGAACGCGCGTCCGGTCGGTGCGGGAGCGGTCTGTGGTGGGACGAGTCGCGCGGGTCATGTCGTCACCTCGGCGATCTCCGGCCGGCGCTCGAGACGTGCGGCCGCGTGGGCGCCGGACAGCGCACCGTCCTCGTGGAAGCCCCACCCGTGATAGGCGCCGGCGAACACCGTTGTGTCGGTGGCGATGTCGGGGAGGAGAGCCTGCGCGGCAACCGATTCCGTGGTGTACAGGGGGTGCTCGTAGTCCATCTCCGCCAGCACTGTCGCCGGGTCGACCAGGTCGGTGCGACCCATCGTGACCAACATGCGCGGCTGGGTGGTGGGCAGGCGCATCAGTCGCGTCAGGTCGTAGGTCACCGCCACGTCGGAACCGTCGGAACGGATCTGATAGTTCCACGACGCCCACGCCCGCCGGGCTTTCGGCAGGAGTGAGACATCGCTGTGCAGAACAGCATGTTTGGCGGAGTACGGAATTGCCGACAGCACACGTTGTTGCAATGCGGTCGGACGACTGAGCATGCTCAGGGCCTGATGCGGATGGGTGGCGATGACCACCGCATCGAAGTCCAGCGCGCCGGCGCCGTCCGGGACGATTCGGACGCCGCGACCGTCGTCGTCGGGATCGATGGCCGCAACGCGGGTCCCGCGATGGACGTTCCCGCCCGATGCGGTGATGCGTGCGTCGATCTTCTCGACATAGCGGGCCGAACCGCCGACCACTGTCCGCCAGGTCGGGGACCCGAACACCGACAGCATGCCGTGGTGGTCGAGGAAGGTGAACAGGTATCGAGCGGGGTAGTCGGCGGCGACGTCGGCGTCGCAGGACCAGACTGCGGCCACGAGCGGCAACAGGAAGTTGTCGACGAAGTACGGCGAGAATCCCTCACGGGCGACGAACGCGGACAGCGGCTCGTCCGAGTCCGGGCTGTCGAGTACGCGGCGCGCGCTCTGGTGGAAGCGCGTCACCTCTCGCAGCATCAGCAGATACCGGCCACGGGTCAGCGAGCGCAGCGTCGGGAAGAGGCCGCTCAACCCGCGGGCGCCCGCGTACTCCAATCCGTTGATCTCCGACCGGATCGACATCGACATGTCGGTGTCCTGGGTGGCCACCCCGAGATCGTCGAACATCTGCAGCAGGGTCGGGTAGGTGCGGTCGTTGTGCACGATGAAGCCGGTGTCGACCGACAGCACCTCGCCGTCGGGCATGGTCACGGCGTGGGTGTGGGCGTGGCCGCCGAGGCGGTCGTCGGCCTCGAACAGGGTCACCCGATGCTGATCCGACAGCAGGTGCGCTGCGGTCAGACCGGCGACACCGCTACCGACGATCGCGATCGACCGGGACGATGAAACGTTCATGTCGGTTGTTCGGAACCGGGGGGCCCGCGGATGGGTTTCTGCTCAGGTCACAGCACCCGCCGTGGCGTCGATCACGCCGGTCAGTAGGCGGCGCGCTGCGCGGGCGGCGGCCCGCCAGGCATGTACTCGTCGGCGGACACGATCGTCGCCCCGAGCGGCAGGAGTGAGATCGGCACCATCTTGAAGCTGGCGATGCCCAACGGGATGCCGATGATGGTCAGGCACATGGCGATCCCCGTCACCACGTGGCCGATGGCCAACCAGATCCCGGCGACCACGAACCAGATGATGTTGCCGATCAGCGACATCGCGCCCGCAGTCGGCTTGCGCACGACGGTCCGACCGAACGGCCACAGCGCGTAGTTGGCCATGCGGAAGGACGCGATGCCGAACGGGATGGTGATGATCAGGATGAAGCAGACGATGCCTGCGACGGCGTAGCCGATGGCCATCCAGAATCCGCACAACACGAGCCAGATCACGTTCAGAACGGTTCTCATGACGCCATTGTCCGCTACCGTGCCGACGCGCGTCGAGAAAACAGCGCGTGGACGAAACAGTTGGGGCGGCGCCGCGGAGCCGGGTGATGTCGTCGGCTGCCGGTTACCCTGGCGCCATGGCCGATCGGGGACGGGAAGCGGTGCTGGCGGTGATCACCACCGTGGTGCTGGTGGTGCGTTTGCTCGCCACCATCGCCCTGGTGCTGCTGGCCATCGGCTGGGCGGTGGCATCGGTGCGGGGGTCGTTGCTCAACGAGTTCCTGTGGCCCGCGGTGATCACCGCCGCGGTGCTGCTGATCAGCACCTACCTGTACAGCTTCTTGCGCGTACGGCATCCGCGACGCAACGGCTGGATTCCATAGGGCCCGTCCCGGTGACATTTCCCGTCGCTCCGCTCGCCCCGGTGATATTTCCCGTCGCCCCGCTCGCCCCGGTGACACTTCCCGTCGCTCCGCTCGCCCCGGTGATATTTCCCGTCGCTCCGCTCGCCCCGGCTACATTTCCCGCCCGAGCTTGGCGAGTAGTCGGGCCTGACGATCGGCGCCCGCCGGTGCCTCGACACCCGATTTACAGACTCCCTCGCCGTAGAGGGCCGGTCCGAATCCGTCCGCGGCCGTTTCCATCAGGTCGAGTTCGTCGTCGGTGAAGCGCAACTCCTGATCGGTCGCGGCGGCGACATCCCAGCGGTGCGCCACCATGTCGAACCCGTAGAAGCGCAGCAGGGTCTCGCCGACGGTCGTCGGACCGAAATGCCCGTCGAAGGCCTTGGACCCGACGGCCGGATCGTCGAGTCTCTCGGCGACGGCGGTGCGATGGATCTGCCAGGCCGCGGCGGGATCGTCGAGTGACGGCCGGGTACCGAGGTCGATCTCGTGGCCGGAGAAGAAGTCGCGCTGGGTGTCGATGAGGTGGCCGACGACCTCGCGTGCGGTCCAGTCCTCGCAGGGCGACGGTGCCGACCATCGCTGTTCCGGAACTGCGTCGAGAACTGTGCCGAAGCCGTCGGCGAGATGGCGATATCGGCTGCTCAGATCGGTGTCGGCGTCGTGGGTGGATGTGATGTCGGATGAAGTGGTCATGATGGAAAGGTAACGAGACCGACCAGAGTGGGGATTGATGAAATCCGACAGATCAGGTGATCGGGCCGGCACCCGGGTCGATGATGTGGAGCGCGCGCATCTCGTCGACCCCGCCGACACGTCGTTCACCATCGGCCGGTGGGCACCGAGCCCCGATCTGACCGACCTGATCCGACGTTTCTGGGTGCCGACCTGGTCGGTTCCGCCGGGCGGGTCGGCCCCGCAGCGTGTGCTGCAGTATCCGGTGTGCCTGGTGGTGGTGACCGCCGACTATGCGCGGTTCTACGGGGTGAACACGGGATTGTCGGAAACCGAGCTGACCGGCGACGGCTGGGCCATCGGCACGATGCTCGCCCCGGCCGCGGGTGCACTCATCACCGGCGGATCCGTGGCCACCTGGTCGGATCGGTTCGACGACCTGTCCGAGGTGGCCGGTGCGGCCGGCCGCACGCTCACCACCGACATCCGTGCCGTGATGGCCGGTGACCCGCACGATGTCGGACGCCAGCACGAGGCGACCGATCTCGTCGAGGCGTGGATGCGCCCCCTGCTGCCCGCCGACCGGGACGGACTCCTGATCAACGCGATCGTCGAGTTCGTCGAGAACGACTCGTCCGTGACGTCGGTGACCCAGATCTGCGACCGTTTCCATCTCACCGAGCGCACCCTGCAGCGGTTGACGAACAGATTGCTGGGTCTCACCCCGAAATGGCTGATCCAGCGGCGTCGCCTGCACGAGGCGGCCGAGCGACTGCGTGGACCGGAGACCACGCTCGCGATGGTCGCGGCCGAACTCGGGTACGCCGACGAGGCCCACCTGGTCCGCGACTTCCGCACCGTCACAGGTATGACGCCAGGACAGTTCGCCGCCCGGTTCGATGACCGCTGAGACCGCGATCGGCACGACCGGCGTGTGATTCTCCTCGGATGCGGCGATGATGTGCCTGCTCAGCCACCGATCCGCGGCCGACGTGTCGTCTGCCCGGCGGACGCCACGCGCTAGTCTTGCTCTGAGGGATCGTGTTGCTCTCATCACAGGTGGGGCGACGCGATCGGAGCAGACGAGGCGAGTGACGGAGGACGGATGAGCGATTCTGTCTCGGCGTCCTCGCGCGTCCGCCGGGCCTACGAGGACTTCCTCTCCGGCATCACGCCGCAGGCGGACTCCGTCCGGTCGATCGTGCAGGATTCGTGGGCGCGGTCGGTCAAGAAGGGCGTCAACCCTGGCGAGGCCGTCCCGGAATCCGACACGACGTCGATGACGGCGTCCGAGTTCGCCGAGTACCGCGACGCCCACCCGATCACCGCGGTGCGCCCGCTGGTGCAGTCGTTGATGCTCGATGACATCGCCGACTCGGGGGTGGTGGTGGCGTTGACCGACCAGGCCGGCCGCCTGCTGTGGGTCGAGGGTGCGAGCGAGGCGCGCGACAAGGCGGCCCACATCAACTTCGTCGAGGGCTCGCTGTGGAGCGAAGAGGTCGTCGGGACCAACGCCCCCGGACTCGCGCTGGCCGTCGATCGCAGTGTGCAGATCGTCGGCCCCGAACACTTCGCGGGACCCGTGCAGGAGTGGAGTTGTGTCGCCGCACCCGTGCACGATCCGAGCACCGGGCACGTCATCGGCGTCATCGACGTCACCGGCGGCCGCGAGGTCGCCGCACCCTTCGCGATGGCCGCCGTGCGGTCGGTCGTCGCGGCAGTCGAACGCGAACTACAGTCGCGGGCAGTCGATCTCGCCGACCCCGCCACCTTCGCGGCTCCGGGTGGAGCGCGTCTCACCGTGCTCGGCGGCACCTATCGATGGCGACGTGACGGAGATGCGGGCGAACGCACCCTGTCGCGACGACACGCGGAGATCCTCCTGCTGCTGCAGGCCTATCCGGAGGGCCTCAACACCGAGCAACTGGCGATTCTGCTCGCCGAGGACGGCGTCGACCCGGTGACCGTCCGTGCCGAGATCTCCCGACTGCGTAGGGATCTGGGGACCGACGTGGTGGAGTCGCGCCCGTACCGGCTGACCGTCGACCTCGTCTCGGATGTCTCCGAGATCCGCGAGCGTGTGGCCGGCGGGGGTGATCTGAGCGCGGTGATCGACGTGCTGGGCCGTGGTGGACTGTTGGTCGAGTCCTCGGCGCCCGGGTGACCGAGATGTTCGAGGAAATCCGGGAAGACCTGCGGTCCCGCGTGATAGCCGACGGGGACGTCGGGTCCCTCCGGAAGTGGACGACGTCGGCGCACGGTCGCGACGATCTGCCCGCGTGGCGTCGACTCGAACACCGCCTGCCGCCGGGTCATCCCGACCGCGCCGTCGTCGGTGGTCGAATCCGGTTGCTGGACAAGCGGTACGGGATCTAGCCCGACCGTTCGGGTCAGGCGTCGGGCCGCGTGTCCGATCGGTCCTCGACGTCGCCGCCGTCGGCGGGATTGTCGAACGTCACGGCGATGTCCTGGAAGCCCTTGCTGCGCTGGGCCTGTGCCTGCGCCGAGTAGGCCGCCTCGTCCCCCGCGGTGAGGTGGACATTGTCGGTGAACGGCGTCAACAGCGAGCGGGGGAAGAGTTTGTTCACGCGAACCGCGTTGAACTCCAGGCACATCACGATCATGATCGCCGCGATGTAGAGGAAGGCCAACAGGCCCAGCACGACCGCGAACACGCCGTTGGTTGCGCTGGCATTGCCGATCACATGCTGCACGTAGACGCTGCCGAAAGTCTGCAGTACCTGCCACCCGACGGCGGCGGCGAGGGCACCCGGCAGGACCTCTCGGATCGTCACCGCACGCGCCGTCCCGATCCGGAATGCGATCACGAACACTGCCGTGTTCAGGACAACCGAGCCGACCAGGGCCAGCAGGCGGCCGTCGGTGCCGAGGTCGATCGCGGCGGCGAAACCGTTGATGACCGTCAGGCCGATGACCGCGGTGCCGACCGTGGACAGCAGCAGGAGACCACGTCCGCGCGCACGGATCGGGTCCGGGCGTTCGTTGCGCGGGACCGCCCAGACCGTGTTCATCGCGTTCTGCGCGGCAACGGCCACGCCCAGACCGCCGTACAGCGAACCGAGCACGCCGATCGTGATCGCCGTGGCGCCACCACTGAGCTGATCCGGTTCGCCCAGTTGATCGCCGATCACCGGGATCTGACTGAGTGCCGAGTCGATGATCCGTTCCTGCAGGTCCGGGTTGTCGGCGAGCACGATGCCGAGCACGGTGGAGAACAGCAGGAGCAGGGGGAAGAGGGAGATGAAGGCGTAGTACGCCATCAGCGCGGCGAGATACGCACCCTGATCGTCGACGAACTTGTAGACCACGGCGAGGGGGAACCCGGTTGCCGGATGCTTGCGCTGGAAGGAATCTATCCGCTCGGCAACCGACATCAGCGTGCCTCCCGTTGTCGGTGTGCCTGCTCCCACCCGAGGTCTGGTGCGTGGGCCCCGACCGCTGTGTGGGTGCTGATTCTATCCCGGCATGGGTCGAACGGTCAGGAGGCGGAGCGCTGCGCGTGCACGACGACGTCGTGCGTATGTGCACCACCGCCGGCGGCCACCCCGCGCTCGCGTGTCTCGTCGGTGATCACCGTCCACGAGTCGTCGAGCACGGCCACGACGTCCCCGGGCTGGAAGTAGTCGTCGGGGTTACGCCCGTGGGCGCGAATACCTTCCGCCTCGTGCGAGACGACAAGCAGATGCCCGCCAGGACCCACGGAGTCGAGGATCCGGTGCAGGGTGGCGTCGTCGGAGCGCGCGATCGGGAAGTACTGCAGTGAGACGAGGCCGAAGTCGCGACCGGGCACCTCGTCCTCGGAGAGGTCGGCCCGCAGCCATGAGATGGCCTCGCGGGTGTCGGTCTCGCGGGCGCGGTCGATGGCGACCTGGGAGATGTCGACGGCCGTCACCTGCCACCCCTGGTCCGCGAGCCAGCGGGCGTCCGCACCCTCGCCGGACCCGACGTCGAGGGCCGTGCCCGGTGTGAGATCGGCGGCCTCGGCGACCAGGGCGGGATTGACGTCGGCGGTCCAGAGGCGGTCGGCGCTGCGGTAACGCTCGTCCCATTCGGCGGCACCGTCGAAATCGCCGCCGCTCGCTCCGCTCCCTGGTGTGTGGTCGCTCATGAAACCGACGCTACCTGTCGTACCTCCGTGCGAACATATGTTCTATGCGAATCGAGCGGAAGGAGCGGCCGGCGGCGACGATTCTGCATGCCGACCTGGACTCCTTCTATGCCTCGGTCGAGCAGCGGGACAACCCCGAACTGCGCGGCCGACCGGTCATCGTCGGCGGTGGCGTGGTGCTGGCCGCCAGTTACGAGGCCAAGGCGTTCGGTGTACGCACGCCGATGCCGGGGCGCGAGGCGCGGGCATTGTGTCCGGGCGCGATCGAGGTGCCGGCACGCTTCGACGCCTACATGGACGCCAGTCGCGCGGTGTTCGAGATCTTCCACGACATCACGCCGGCGGTGGAGGGCATCTCCGTCGACGAGGCGTTCCTCGACGTCGGCGGGTTGCGGCGGATCAGCGGTTCGCCGGTCGAGGTCGCGACGATGCTGCGTGAGCGGGTGGCGACCGAGGTCGGTCTGCCGATCTCGGTCGGCATCGCGCGCACCAAGTTCCTCGCGAAGGTCGCCAGCGCGGTCGGCAAACCCGACGGTCTGCTGGAGGTCCCGCCCGGCACCGAACTGGACTTCCTCCATCCCCTGCCGGTGCGGCGGCTCTGGGGTGTCGGGGCGGTCACCGAGGCGAAACTGGCCGACGCGGGCATCGCAACGGTGGGTGACCTCGCCTCCTTCGGCGAACACGGACTCTCGAACCTGCTGGGCCGTGGGTCGGGCCGGCACCTCTACGCGTTGTCGATGGCGCGGGATCCGCGACGGGTGGAAACCGGTCGTCGACGCCGGTCGATCGGGTCGCAGCGGGCGCTCGGTCGACGTGTGAAGAGCGAGGCCGATCTGGAGGCGACGGTGGTGGCCATCGTCGAGCGGCTCGGCAAACGACTCCGTGGAGCCGAACGTATCTGTCGCACAGTGATTCTGCGGCTCCGATTCGACGACTTCACGCGCGCGACGCGCTCACGGTCCTTTCTCGAGTCCACCGATCGCACCGACATCATCATGGCCGTCGCGCGTGGTCTGCTCGACGACGCGATGCCGTTGATCCGCGATCGGGGCTGCACTCTGATCGGGTTGTCGCTGACCAACCTCGACGACCACGACAACGTCCAGCTCGCTCTCCCCTTCGAAGCCGATCGCGGCGCCGAACTCGACATCGCGATGGATCAGCTGCGCAACCGCTTCGGCCGGGACGCGGTCACGCGCGCGGTTCTGGTCGGGCGGCACCACGGTGACGATGCGCCGATGCTCCCGGACTGATGCATCGACCCGCCGCGCGCCCGTGCCCCCTCGGGTGGGTCGGTCGCGGGTTGTGCGCGTGAGTAAAACGTGCAAAAGACGACTAATGAGCACAAGCGTGACTGTGACCTGCATTACCCGAAGACTGCGTCTGTAACGGCCACTACGCCCTGACGGGGCGATGCCCACGGTCGTTCCCCACACGCAGAAAAGAGCACGCCAATGTTGGTAGCACTCGGCCTCGGGATGGTGGCCACCTTCATGTTCCTGATCATCACGAAACGGGCGACCCCGGTGGTCGCCCTGATCCTGGTGCCGGTGGCGTTCGGTCTGTTCGCCGGGGCCGGCCTCGACATCAGCGACATGATCACCGACGGCATCAAGGAACTCGCCCCCACGGCGGCGATGCTGTTCTTCGCGATCATCTTCTTCGGCATCATGATCGACGTCGGGCTCTTCGACCCGATCGTCCGCTTCGTCGTGCGGATGGTCGGCAACGACCCGGCGCGACTGGTTGTCGGCACCGCGGTGCTGGCGATGATCGTCTCCCTCGACGGTGACGGCTCGACGACCTTCATCATCACGACCGCCGCGCTGCTCCCGCTGTATCTGAAGCTGGGGGTGAGCCCGGTCGTCCTGACCGTGGCCGCCGGTCTGGCGAACGGGACCATGAACATCGTGCCGTGGGGCGGGCCGACCGCCCGCGCCGCCAGCGCCCTGAAGATCGACACCAACGCCGTGTTCCTGCCGATGGTCCCCGCCCTGATCGCCGGACTCGTCGTGGTGCTCGTGTTCAGCTTCCATCTGGGCGTCCTGGAGCGCCGCCGCATCGGCCGTATCGAGATCAAGGAATCCCTGCTCATGCCGCGCGAAGAGGTGCTGGTGGCCGCCGGTGGCGGTGGGGGCACCGGTACTCCGCCGAAGTCGCGTCGATTCGGGCGTGGGTCGAGCGGAACCGGTTCGGCCGCCACCGGTTCGGCCGGCTCGGATTCTGACGATGACACCTCGACCCGGGACTTCCCGGTCGGCGACTACGACCCGAACGAACTCAACGAGGAGGGCGAGACCACCTTCACCGGTGTGCTGGACCCGAACCGATCGACCTTGCGTCCCAAGCTGTTCTGGGTCAACGCAGGCCTGACCGTCGGACTGCTCGCGCTGCTCGGCCTGAACGTCCTCGCCATCCCGGTGCTGTTCATGATTGCCGCCGGAATCGCGCTGGCCATCAATTTCCCGCACATCAAGGAGCAGCAGGAGGCGATCACCCGACACTCGTCGAGCATCGTGTCGGTGGTCGCCATGGTGCTCGCCGCGGCCGTCCTCACCGGAGTGTTCAGCGGGACCGGCATGGTCGACGCGATCGCGCATTGGCTCTCGTCCGGCATCCCGGACTGGATGGGTCCGCACATGGCGGTGGTGATCGGTGTCCTGTCCATCCCGCTGACCTTCCTGATGAGCAACGACGCCTTCTACTACGGCGTGCTGCCGGTGCTGTCGGAGACCGCGACCCGCTACGGTATCGATCCCGCCGAGATGGCCCGCGCCTCGATCACCGGCCAGCCGTTCCACATGCAGAGCCCCCTCGTGCCGGCGATCCTGCTGCTCGTCGCACTGGCCGGGGTGAGCCTGGCGGATCATCACAAGAAGGTGCTGTGGCGAGCGGCCGCGGTCTCGATCGTGATGCTGGTCGTCGGCTGCCTCGTCGGTGCGATCCCGTTCTGACCTGAGCACCCGACGCCCGGCATAGGCTGACCGCATGCGATTGCGAACGCAGGTTCTCCTCCTGCAACTCGCCGTCATCGCGGTCAGCCTCGCCGTCGGTTTCGGGCTGGTGATCTCCGGCGCCGACGATCGCGTCCGCGACGAATACGCACAGCGGGCGCTCGCCATCGCGCAGTCGGTCGCCGCCGACAGCCAGGTCCAGACCGAGGTCGCGCTGCACCAGGGCGACGACCTCGACGCCGCGGAACTCGCCGGCGGGCCGCTCCAGGCGGAGGCCACCGCCGTGCAGCGACGCACCGGTGCGTTGTTCGTGGTCATCGGCAACGCGCTCGGCCGGCGGCTGGCCCATCCCGAACCGGCCGAGCTCGCCAAGGTGGTCTCCACCGATCCGTCGAATGCGTTGGCCGGCAACGAGGAAGTGACCACCGACCGCGGCACCCTGGGCGAGTCGGTGCGTGCCAAGGTCCCGGTGCTCGACGGCGCGCGTGTCGTCGGTTTCGTCAGCGTCGGCGTCTCGACGGAGCGTCTGGCCTCCGAGACGCGCCGGGACACCCTCACCACCATCCTGATCGCGCTCGCCGCACTCGGCGTCGGCGCCGTCGGGTCGGCATTGCTGGCGCGGCGATGGCGGCGCCTCACCCTGGGTCTCGAGCCGGACGAACTCACCGAACTCGTGCGGGAACAGGGCGCGGTGCTGCACTCCATGGCCGACGGCGTCCTCGCCGTGGACAGCACCGGGATCGTCCGCGTCGCCAACGACACCGCGCTCCGCCTGCTCGACATCGCCGACCCGGTGGGCCGGACCGTCGACGACCTCGATCTCACCCCACGCATCCGCAGCGTGCTCGATCGGCCGGTCGCCGAGCCCATCGCCGCCACCGTCGGTGACCGGGTGGTGCTGGTGAGTTCGCATACCGTGGAGGCCGATGGTCGTGATCTGGGCATGGTGATGTCGGTGATCGACCGCACCGATGTCGAACGTCTCACCCGGGAGGTGGATTCGATCCGGGCGATGAGTACCGCACTGCGCGCGCACCGGCACGAGAACGCGAACCGGATGCACGTGCTCGCCGGCCTGCTGCGACACGGTCACTCCGACGAGGCGATCGCCTATCTCGACGAACTGACCGGCTCCGGCCCCAGCAACTTTCGGCTCGAGGGCCTCGACAACGTCGGGGAGCCGCACCTGCAGGCCTTTCTCGACGCGAAGGCCGCACACGCCCGCGAGCGGGGCGTGACGTTGCGGCTCGGCGATCAGACGTGGGTGCAGGGCGCCCTGCGCGATCCGGTCGTGGTGACCACGGTGCTCGGCAACCTCGTCGACAACGCGATCGACGCGAGCGCCCCGGAGTCCCCGGAGGCCGGTCACGACCAGCCCTCAGTCGAGGTCGAGCTGCTCACCGACGGCGACGACATGTTCCTCACGGTCACCGATTCCGGTCCCGGTATCGCATTCGCCGACCCCGGGCGGGTCTTCGACGAAGGGGTGACCACCAAGGTCGATCCGGGGGTGCCCGGCGGCCGGGGCATGGGGCTGTCGCTGTCGCGGCAGATCGCCCGGCGCATCGGCGGAGACATCTGGGTCGCCGATGCGCGCGGGCCGGCCGGGGCGGTCCTCGTCGCGCGCCTGCCGTCGGTGTTGCAGGCCGAGACGCCGACGCCCGCCGGAGGTGACGCCCCGTGACCGACGACCTCGGTGTCCTCATCGTCGACGACGACTTCCGGGTCGCGGCCCTGCACGCCACCATCGTCGACGCGGTCCGCGGGTTCCGGGTGATCGCGCGGGCGGGCAGCATCGCGGCCGCCCGGAGCGCCGTCGGCGATCATCCCGGCATCGACCTCGCGCTCCTCGACGTCTACCTGCCGGACGGTTCGGGAATCGACCTCGTTGCCGAATTGCCCTGCGACGCATTCATCGTCGGCGCCGAGACGGACGCCTCGGCGGTGCGCAGGGCGATGCGCGCGGGAGCTCTGGCGTATCTGATCAAGCCGTTCGACGACACCGAACTCGCGCGCCGCCTCGCCGGTTACGCCCAGTATCGGCGAGTCCTCGCCGCCGACAACGTCGATCAGCACGCCGTCGACTCGGCCCTGTCGGCGCTGCGATTCGGCACCCGCGGATCGGACCGGCCGGACGCCGGCTCGCACACCGAACAACGCATCCTCGAGCTCTTCACCTCCAGTGACGGACCTCTGTTCGCCGACCAGGTCTCCGAGGCCGTCGGCGTCTCGGCGGCGACTGCGCGACGTCACCTCGCGCACCTGGTGTCGTCTGGTCGGCTGCGGATGTCGCTGCAATACGGGACGACCGGCCGGCCGAGGCAGGAGTACCGGTTGCCGGGCTGACCACGACGTCGTGCTGGTGCAGTCGGTCGCGTAGGAGGTCGCCGAGTTCGGCATCACCGTCAACGTATGGGCGCATCCGATCGGCCGAACGCGGCGCGGAGTCCGGGCCGGGCACGGTAGAACTGAACAGGAGGAAGTGTCCGACGAATCGGAGTGTGCCGAAGGAGTCGAGATGACCGACGTCCGATCAACGACAACAGGGGCGAGCGAAGCGACGGGAAAGACAACAGGGGTTAGCGAAGCGACGGGGAAGGTCACCGGAGCCGCCTACGCCGCCCACGAGCTCGACGCGGACCTGAGATGGTGGGCCGCGGCGAACTACCTCACTGTGGCGCAGATCTACCTGCAGGA
This sequence is a window from Gordonia insulae. Protein-coding genes within it:
- a CDS encoding CitMHS family transporter → MLVALGLGMVATFMFLIITKRATPVVALILVPVAFGLFAGAGLDISDMITDGIKELAPTAAMLFFAIIFFGIMIDVGLFDPIVRFVVRMVGNDPARLVVGTAVLAMIVSLDGDGSTTFIITTAALLPLYLKLGVSPVVLTVAAGLANGTMNIVPWGGPTARAASALKIDTNAVFLPMVPALIAGLVVVLVFSFHLGVLERRRIGRIEIKESLLMPREEVLVAAGGGGGTGTPPKSRRFGRGSSGTGSAATGSAGSDSDDDTSTRDFPVGDYDPNELNEEGETTFTGVLDPNRSTLRPKLFWVNAGLTVGLLALLGLNVLAIPVLFMIAAGIALAINFPHIKEQQEAITRHSSSIVSVVAMVLAAAVLTGVFSGTGMVDAIAHWLSSGIPDWMGPHMAVVIGVLSIPLTFLMSNDAFYYGVLPVLSETATRYGIDPAEMARASITGQPFHMQSPLVPAILLLVALAGVSLADHHKKVLWRAAAVSIVMLVVGCLVGAIPF
- a CDS encoding sensor histidine kinase, with product MRLRTQVLLLQLAVIAVSLAVGFGLVISGADDRVRDEYAQRALAIAQSVAADSQVQTEVALHQGDDLDAAELAGGPLQAEATAVQRRTGALFVVIGNALGRRLAHPEPAELAKVVSTDPSNALAGNEEVTTDRGTLGESVRAKVPVLDGARVVGFVSVGVSTERLASETRRDTLTTILIALAALGVGAVGSALLARRWRRLTLGLEPDELTELVREQGAVLHSMADGVLAVDSTGIVRVANDTALRLLDIADPVGRTVDDLDLTPRIRSVLDRPVAEPIAATVGDRVVLVSSHTVEADGRDLGMVMSVIDRTDVERLTREVDSIRAMSTALRAHRHENANRMHVLAGLLRHGHSDEAIAYLDELTGSGPSNFRLEGLDNVGEPHLQAFLDAKAAHARERGVTLRLGDQTWVQGALRDPVVVTTVLGNLVDNAIDASAPESPEAGHDQPSVEVELLTDGDDMFLTVTDSGPGIAFADPGRVFDEGVTTKVDPGVPGGRGMGLSLSRQIARRIGGDIWVADARGPAGAVLVARLPSVLQAETPTPAGGDAP
- a CDS encoding response regulator; this translates as MTDDLGVLIVDDDFRVAALHATIVDAVRGFRVIARAGSIAAARSAVGDHPGIDLALLDVYLPDGSGIDLVAELPCDAFIVGAETDASAVRRAMRAGALAYLIKPFDDTELARRLAGYAQYRRVLAADNVDQHAVDSALSALRFGTRGSDRPDAGSHTEQRILELFTSSDGPLFADQVSEAVGVSAATARRHLAHLVSSGRLRMSLQYGTTGRPRQEYRLPG